The genomic region AGAATTAGTAAACTTGGATTTCAGTATCGAAATTGAAACAACCACCTTAGATGATGTTTGTATTACTGAAAAAATTAGCGAAATCGACTTTTTGCAAATCGACGTTCAAGGTGCAGATCTTCAGGTTTTAGAGGGGGCATCAAAAATTTTGTCTAAAAGCGTTCTTACCATTCAAGTTGAAGTCGAATTCTCTGAACTATACTCAAATCAACCATTATTTGCTGATGTAGATATTTACTTGAGAAAACATGGCTTTACCCTCTTTGATTTAACCAAAGCCTATCGTAGACGCCGACATTCTCCAATTCATTCGACTGTTCATCCAGGACAACTACTCTGGGGAGATGCATTTTATTTCCGCGATCTTATTGAAGAAAATCTCAATACAGACTTAAAAAATCCTGAGACTATTCTAAAACTTGCTTGTATTGCCGATGTTCTAGAGTTTTCTGATTATGCCTTGGAGTTATTAGAGTATTTAACCATAAACTATGGAGACGATCCAAATTATAATTTTGCTTCTGATATCATTCAAAGCTTATCCCAATTCCCAGAATTAGTAGATCGGGGGTTAAATTCATTACCAATCGTTCAAAGAATTTATAAACTTTCAAATCTTGATAGTATTGAATAAAACTACGAATAGTACGAATTGATTTATTTTTTTAACTATTTCACTTTTGCAAAAAAATATCCCACATTTGTTCGTATGCTTGCTCCATATTCCGAGTAAATTTTTCTGCATTCCATAACGGCGCTGTTTGGCGCGATCGCAACAACCGCCAGGAAATATCTTTTCGTAAAGCCGGATCCTTACCTAACCTAACCCCCCATTCTACATATTCTTCATCGTTCCAAGCAATCCCCTCCGTTATCCCGGCATTTACCATCATTGTATAGCTGTTACGCGCTGCAAATTGCTCGCCGACTCGGGTTACCAAAGGAACACCCATCCAAAGCGTTTCTAAAGTAGTGGTTGCTCCGTTATAAGGATAAGTATCGAGTACCACATCAGCAATCCCCAAATTGGCGCGATGAATCGCTTCCGCCGAATCTCGCGGGACAAAAACTAGGCGATCGCATGATACACCTTCTTCTTCTGCAAGCTGAATGAAGAAAGTTTTAATCAGTTGGGGATCGGCCAAACCTTTAATCAAAAAGTAGCTATTCGGAACTTCCTTGAGGATTTTCATTTGCAATCGGGCTGTATGGGGATGTCTCTTATAGCCCCGTTGAGCACTATAATAAATGACTGCATCGTTCGGAACTCCCAGGAGATCGCGCCGCAATGTCGGTACGCCGATCTCAAATCCATCGACGGCAATATACGTTTGTGGTAATCGCCAAATAGTTTCGCTGTAATAGTCTTGCGCTGATTCCGGTAAAACATACGGATCGGCAATAAAGTAGTCAATCGCTGGAATGCCTGAAGCATCCCACCCTAACCAGGTTGCCTGAACTGGAGCAGGTTTTTGAGCCATGATGCCACAGCTAATATCGAGGGTAATACTATCAAGATCGACTAAAATATCGATTTTATCTTTAGCAATCTGCTCGGCCATTTTGAATTTATCAATCGTGTAATGCGCTTCAGCAACATGATTGAGATACCATTTCTCTAAAGGAGTATTTTGATAATCCTTATTGGTAAAATAACCAACAATATAAAAACGTTGGCGATCGTGATGGTGGAATAGCCATCTAGCTAACCAACCCACCGAATGTTCTTTAAAGCAAGCAGATAAATATCCAATTTTAAGAACTTTCTTGCTTTGGGGAGGATTGTTATAATAAAACTTTCGTTGTAAATGCTTCTCCTGAAAATTCGTAGAGTGATTTTGAGAATCTATCAATATCCTCTTCTGACAAAAGTCAGAGATTTTATTTTGTATAACTCTATTAATCTTAGGGTTATCTTGGATGTAAGGAGCAAAGTAAAACGAATTAACTAACTCTAAGGTTAATGATGAATTCATATTTTCTTGATTAGAATTAAACCATTCCCTTAGTAAATCCTGCTGTTTTTCAAAGAAACTTAAAGTTTCTGGATTTGCTCCTCCAGCACTCATCAAGCACTTAATTACTAAATAAGTAACAAAAACTTTATCAGCCAAGCGATCGGTTAACTCAAAACATAATTGAGCTGTTTGTATTCCTTGGACATAACGTCCAGCTTTTTCACAAAAAGCCGCTAAAGCACGCAAAATCTCTAAGTTGGAACGATCTACTATTAAGCAAAGTTCTGCAAATTTTATAGCGATATCTGGTCGGTGTTGCGTATATGCCAAATCTAAACTGGTAGTGAATAAAACTTGAACCAGAGGATTCGGATTAGGCAGTAAAGACAAACTTATTTCTGCTAATTGAAATACAGCAGGATGAGATGGAATATACTCTAACAGTTTATTTAAAGTGTCAGTTAGAAGATTGGTGTTTAATTCACTCAAATCATCGATACTTATTGCTTTAGTAAGATCGATTACTCCCCATTCTTCCAACTCGTCCCCGGTAAGTTGCTCTTGTTCAAGAGTCGCTTGAACAAGAGCTAATAGATTGTTGAGATCGTTAGGGTTAATTTCTCGAATCTGCTGACGGATGAGCCAGACAGCACGGTATTCTTTCGTTTCTTCTCTCTGTCGTGCTTCAAATTCAAGGATTTCAAGGATTTCTTGAGTCCATTTTTCGATTTGTGCAGCGTCCGCCTCCATCATCCCGACAAGCCAGGTCGTATGAGCTTCTGAAACTTGTTCTGCTAATAAAAGAGATAAACCCAAATACCAGTAATTTGAGTGAATCTCCGGTCGATCGTTAATTAGTGTTTCATAAAAATTAATCGCTTGTTTATACTGCTTTTCTAGCAAATATTGATATCCTCGTCTTTGCAGCTCTTCAAAGTCACCTAGCGCTCGATCTGAAACCATTGTTATCCATTTAAGTAGACAACTGTAAGAAGGAAAAAAAGAAAAACAATGACTGTACCAAAGAATAAAGAGTGAGCAACTAGAGTACTCACTCTTTATTCAGCTAATCAAAACTCAGCGTAAAATTACTAACATAAACTAGATATTATTCACCTAATTTAACGTCATCACCACAATCCCCCGTATCATCACCACCTTTGGTAGCCGTGATTCCATCAGCATCTTGATCGGGTAATTGAGATTCACAAACAATTGCACGAGCGACAGTCTCAGTTACTCCATCTTGCTCTAGTTCAATGGTAAAAGTATAGCCTTTATAAGATTTCAGCTTGGTGTCTCTTCGGTTAGCGAGATTGTTAGCATCACTAGCTTCCGAACCACCACCATCAATGCTATACTCATAGTTCGTGGTCTGCGAAGGAATCCCCAAACCTAACTTACCAATCTGATCGGCAAAGCCAGGTTTTTCTAAGTTATAAGCTTGTTGAGCGCGGTTCATGGCACCAATGTTGTTACGGGCTTCAACCTGCTTGGCTTTATTGGCTTGGCTGAGCAACGAAGGTAACGCAACAGCTGCCAAAATACCGATAATGATAACAACAACGAGAAGTTCGATCAGGGTAAAGCCTTTCTCTTGCTTTTTGTTGTTGAGGTGTTGGAGGAACTTCGCTTGAAAGTCGCGCTTCATAATTAACGTCTCCTTGAGGTGTGGGATGGTCGATGTCTAACTCCTGGATATAACTTACCCACACCTTTTCCATTTGATATCACCCCCACTCAAAAATTTTTGGCTTCGACCTAAGCCGAATTCTCCAAAAGCGCGTATAGAAACGGTTCTAAACTGCTCAAGAGTTCTTTGACTTGCTCGAAAGCACGGTTTTCGCTGGTTGGTTCGAGGGTGACGGGGTCGATGGGCCGGGTTTTGAGGGCGC from Oxynema aestuarii AP17 harbors:
- a CDS encoding type IV pilin-like G/H family protein, which produces MKRDFQAKFLQHLNNKKQEKGFTLIELLVVVIIIGILAAVALPSLLSQANKAKQVEARNNIGAMNRAQQAYNLEKPGFADQIGKLGLGIPSQTTNYEYSIDGGGSEASDANNLANRRDTKLKSYKGYTFTIELEQDGVTETVARAIVCESQLPDQDADGITATKGGDDTGDCGDDVKLGE
- a CDS encoding O-linked N-acetylglucosamine transferase, SPINDLY family protein, yielding MVSDRALGDFEELQRRGYQYLLEKQYKQAINFYETLINDRPEIHSNYWYLGLSLLLAEQVSEAHTTWLVGMMEADAAQIEKWTQEILEILEFEARQREETKEYRAVWLIRQQIREINPNDLNNLLALVQATLEQEQLTGDELEEWGVIDLTKAISIDDLSELNTNLLTDTLNKLLEYIPSHPAVFQLAEISLSLLPNPNPLVQVLFTTSLDLAYTQHRPDIAIKFAELCLIVDRSNLEILRALAAFCEKAGRYVQGIQTAQLCFELTDRLADKVFVTYLVIKCLMSAGGANPETLSFFEKQQDLLREWFNSNQENMNSSLTLELVNSFYFAPYIQDNPKINRVIQNKISDFCQKRILIDSQNHSTNFQEKHLQRKFYYNNPPQSKKVLKIGYLSACFKEHSVGWLARWLFHHHDRQRFYIVGYFTNKDYQNTPLEKWYLNHVAEAHYTIDKFKMAEQIAKDKIDILVDLDSITLDISCGIMAQKPAPVQATWLGWDASGIPAIDYFIADPYVLPESAQDYYSETIWRLPQTYIAVDGFEIGVPTLRRDLLGVPNDAVIYYSAQRGYKRHPHTARLQMKILKEVPNSYFLIKGLADPQLIKTFFIQLAEEEGVSCDRLVFVPRDSAEAIHRANLGIADVVLDTYPYNGATTTLETLWMGVPLVTRVGEQFAARNSYTMMVNAGITEGIAWNDEEYVEWGVRLGKDPALRKDISWRLLRSRQTAPLWNAEKFTRNMEQAYEQMWDIFLQK
- a CDS encoding FkbM family methyltransferase, producing the protein MAVFLKSLKKSGHLEKVYITICNVGSRKVNQQDDYATQGWEIFAPRLNIYGFDADLDACDRANSDLKHRQVNWKEKHIPIALSNSVGLSTLYVTQHPMCSSLYPPNEIYLDRFTGLPELVNLDFSIEIETTTLDDVCITEKISEIDFLQIDVQGADLQVLEGASKILSKSVLTIQVEVEFSELYSNQPLFADVDIYLRKHGFTLFDLTKAYRRRRHSPIHSTVHPGQLLWGDAFYFRDLIEENLNTDLKNPETILKLACIADVLEFSDYALELLEYLTINYGDDPNYNFASDIIQSLSQFPELVDRGLNSLPIVQRIYKLSNLDSIE